In the Paenibacillus sp. FSL R7-0337 genome, AGGTCGCATTCGAATACCTGGCGGACAAGGCCACGGATGAAGCGAAGAAGGCTGCGGAGAAAGAAGTCGATACACAGATCGGCTCGATCAAGACTGCGCTGGGCGACAAATACAAAAGCACGCTGAAGGAACAGGATCTGAGCGAGTCGGACCTGCGTTCCTATATGCAGCGTGTACTTACCGTATATCAGGACATGCTGCTGAAATTAACGGACGAGCAGGTCAAGACCCATTATGAAGCCACCAAGGCTGATTATAGTGTGGCTACGCTGCGCCATGTCCTGGTTGGCCTTACTGATAGCGCCGGCAAGGAGCGGACGGATGCCGATGCGCTGAAGCGCGCTCAGGAAGTGAAGGCGAAGCTGGATGGCGGTGCGGACTTTGCTGCCGTTGCCAAGGAATACTCGGATGATACCAGCACGAAGGAAACCGGCGGTGAATATAAGGACAAGGCTCTGGTAGATTATGTAGCAGAGTTCAAGGCTGCGGCCCACAGTCTTCCGCTGAATACGATCAGTGAGCCGGTCAAGACTACTTACGGATATCACATTATTAAGGTGGAGGCCCGCAAGGACACTACCTTCGATACGCTGACTGCCGACCAGCTCAAAGCCTTGAAGAACGCTGCGGCTTCTGCCAGCCTGGAGACCTTCCTGGAGAAGGACCTGGATAGTCTGGAGATTAAAATCAATCTGCCGAAGAGCTCTGCTGCTGCAGGCAGCGCGGGAGCCACAGCTACACCAGCTCCTGCTGCGGGTTCTGACACGCCAGCCGCTACAGATGCACCGGCTGCTACAGAAGCCGCAAAATAAATTTAGGCTGGACAAGCCGCCGGATGCGCCACGCATCCGGGCGGCTTTTTTAAAAGAATTTATATGTTTTGGGGTCCCCGCAAAGTACCTGAGTCATCATCCAAGCTAAAGCCCCACTTTGTGGGGTTATTTTTTGTCGATACAGAAGGAACCGGGAAGAATGGTGTGGTGGTATAGAAACCCCCGTTAGTGATCATAACTGGAATGATGCGGGACCGGGGCGTTCTCATTCTGCATGAACAATTATATGCGGGGTGACGGATGTATAAGGAACTGGGAAGAGATGAATACTATGGTCAGATATTACGATAAATCACTGGGATTAACCATTCCCATAATGGACAGTAGTTGGACCATACTTCTTAAGAAAGCGGGGCAACATGTGAAATGAAAGCTACTGGTATTGTAAGACGTATTGATGACCTCGGACGAGTTGTTATCCCCAAAGAGATTAGACGCACATTGCGGATTCGTGAGGGCGATCCTCTGGAAATTTTTGTAGACCGCGATGGTGAGGTTATACTGAAAAAATATTCGCCGATTGGTGAATTGGGCGATTTCGCCAAGGAATATGCAGAGTCGCTGTATGAAGGAACAGGGCATATTACCATGATTACGGATCGGGACACGTTCATCGCGCTCGCCGGCGGCTCCAAGAAGGATTATCTGGAGAAGCAAGTGGGTGTACTGCTGGAAAAGGTAATGGAAAGCCGTAAAACGATGCTTGAGAACAATGCAGGCAGCTATGACATCAGCAAGGACCACACGGAGCTGTTATCCACGTATGTGGCAGCGCCTATTATCTCCGGAGGAGACCCCATCGGCTGCGTAGTGCTGCTGAATAAGGATGATTCGGTCAAGATGGCCCAGATGGAAGTGAAAATGGCTGAGACAGCCGCTGCCTTCCTGGGCAAGCAAATGGAGCAGTAATCAGCTGGTGCTGGAGAGCCCCGCTTTTCCTTTGGTTATGATAACCTTAAGGGAATGGCGGGTTTTTGCTGTGGAGGCGGTCCCTCAGGAATGTATGCATGGCCATTTACACTTCTTCCCTTAGATAAGTTATAATATAGAAATTCATTTGCTTAGGTTAAAGCAAGCTCTATATTATGGCAGTTATGGCTGTAGAAGCAGGTAAACGATGACATCCAATACTCAAGGCTCGAAGCTGCTGCAGGGCGCTTTTATTCTTAGCGCGGCAGCTATTTTCTCGAAACTGATCGGTACGCTCCAGAAGATACCGCTGCAGAATATGGGCGGTGACGCCGCGTTCGGCATCTACAATACGGTCTATCCGCTGTATACCATTCTGGTTACGGTGGCGATGCTCGGGCTGCCTGCCGCCATCTCGCGGTTCGTGGCCGAGGCCTCGGCGGCACAGGACACGCAGAAGGGGCGGCGGGTGCTGCTGCTATCAGCCGGAATTACGGCGGCCAGCGGCCTTTTGCTCGGCATTCTGGTCTACGCCGGGGCTCCGCTCATTGCGGTATGGGTCGGCAGCTCCCATATTGTCCCTGCTCTGCGCAGCAGCGCCTGGGGGCTGGCGGTGGTACCGCTGATGGCGGCACTGCGCGGCTACTTCCAGGGGCTGCATAATATGATGCCGACCGCCGTATCACAGGTGGTCGAGCAGTCTGTCCGCGTGGCGGTCATGATCGCACTTCTGCTGTATCTGACGGGCGCTGGCGCAGATGCGGCAGGAATTGCTGCCGGTGCGATGCTGGGGCCCGCTGGAGGCGGTATCGCCGGTCTTGGCGTAATGCTGCTGTATTGGCGAGGCCACCGCCGGGACTTGCAGGACAGGCTGCCCCAAGCTTCGTTTAAGAACAGAACAGCATCAGCCGTACGAAGTGCTAAGCAGGGCGTTCCTGCCCGCGAGCTGTTGGCCTATGGCCTCCCGGTGATGCTTGGCGCACTTGCGGTTCCGTTAATCGGCCTCGTCGATGTCTTCACAGTTCCCCGTCTGCTGGCGGGGAGCGGGAGCAGCGAGACGGCGGCGATGGCCCAGTTCGGCATCTATAACCGCGGGCTGCCGCTCGTGCAGATCGTAACGATGCTGGCGACCTCACTCTCGGTCGTCTTCATTCCGGCGCTGGCCGAAGCGAAGTACCAGCGGGATGAGGCCTTGATCCGCACGCGCATCACGCTGTCGATGCGCTGGTTCTGGCTGCTCGGGCTGGCCGCCTCCGTAGGCCTGGCCGTGCTTGCAGAGCCGGTGAACACGGCTCTGTACGGGGACGCCGCCGGCAGCGGCGCGATGACCTGGCTGGCCTTCACCGCCGCAGGCGGTACGGTCAGCATCATCTCCGCCGCGCTGCTGCAAGGCCTGGGCGCCGTGCGCGCGCCGGCGCTGCATCTCTTGGCCGCCGCTCTGCTCAAGGCGGCCCTCAACCTGCTGCTAGTCCCGCAGCAGGGCATTACCGGTGCGGCCATCGCCGGCGTGGCCGCACATCTTTTCGCAGCAGCGCTGAACGTGCTGCTGCTCTACCGGCAGGGACATCTGCGGCTGCGCGCCGCAGATGTCCTGCTGAAGCCCGCGGCGCTGCTCGCGGGCCTGGGGCTGGTTGCCGCAGCCGTGAGCCACGGCGCAGCCAGGGCGGCAGACGCCGCCGGCTTCGGAGGCGGGCGGACCGCGGCCCTGGCGCAGAGCCTGCTCGGCGTGCTCGCAGGCTGCGCCGTCTTCGCACTCGGCGCAGTGGCGCTGCGGCTGCTCAGCGAGAGCGAGCTGCGCCAGCTTCCGGGCTTCGGCCCCCGCTTGGCGGACAAGCTAAAAAAGCTGCGCCTGTTCCCTTAAGGCGCTGACCATACATAGCGCAGCCGCCTCTGCGCATAGCAGAGGGCGGCTGCCTGGAAGGAGTAGACTGGCATGAGCGCAACATTAACGATCGTCGGCCTGGGCTCCGGGAATCCGGACCGGCTGACACTGGGCATCATCAAGAAGCTGAAGGCGGCCTCGGCCGTATACGTGCGGACCGCAGAGCATCCTGTTATGGCTGCACTGGCGGAGATGGAGATCGCCTGGGAGTCCTTCGACGGGCTGTATGAGACGCTGTCGTCCTTCCCTGAGGTCTATGAAGCCATTACGGCAACGCTGATCGAGAAGGCTGCGGCCGCTCCGCAGGGGACGGAGATTGTCTATGCCGTGCCGGGGCATCCCATGGTGGCCGAATCCGCTGTCTCCCTGCTGCGCGGGCGCTGCCCGGAGGCAGGCATTGAGCTGAATATCCTCGGCGGAGAGAGCTTCCTGGATGAAGCGTTCGTCCGTCTGGGCTTTGATCCGATTGAAGGCTTCCAGCTGCTGGATGCCTCTGGTATCCGTAGCTCCCAGCTTCACCCGGAGCTGCATACCCTGATCGGGCAGGTCTATGACAGCTTCACCGCATCTGAAACCAAGCTCTGCCTGATGGAACTGTACCCGCCTGAGTATGAGGTGATCGCTGCACATGCGCTTGGTGTGGAAGGCGAGGAGCAGATTCTCCGTGTGCCGCTGTACGAGCTGGACCGGCTGGACGGCTATGGTAATCTGTCGCTGGTATATGTTCCGGCGAGCCGTGCGGATGAAGCGCGTAACCGCACCTTTGCCCGGCTGCATGAAATTGTCGATATTCTGCGGAGCCCTGAGGGCTGTCCCTGGGACCGTGAGCAGACGCATGAATCCTTGCGCAAAAATCTAATCGAAGAGACCTATGAGGTGCTGGAGACGATTGACGAGGATGATCCGGACCATATGAAGGAAGAGCTGGGCGATCTGCTGCTCCAAATTATGCTGCACTCCCAGATGGAAGAAGAGCTGGGAGCCTTCAGTGTCTACGATGTCATTGAGGGGCTGAATGAGAAGCTGCTGTTCCGCCACCCGCATGTCTTCGGTGATCAAGCGGCTGGCAATGCCGAGGAGGCACTGCAGAACTGGGAAGGGATGAAGGCCGAGGAGAAGCGGCGCAAAGGCGTGGAGCCCGAAGCCCTGTCCGCACTTAGCGGGGTTCCAAGGGATCTGCCGGCACTGATGAAGGCGTACAAGCTGCAGAAGAAGGCATCCAAAGTCGGATTCGACTGGGACAATACCAGCGATGTGCTGGCTAAGATCCGCGAGGAGATTGACGAGCTTCAGGAGGCGATTGAGACGGGACAGTCTGCCGGGGAGCAGATGCTGGAGCTGGGCGACCTGCTTTTCGCAGCCACCAATGCGGCCCGCTTCATTGGAGCCGATCCGGAAGAAGCACTGACCCGCACCAACCGTAAGTTCGTAGCCCGGTTCGAATATATTGAGCGGCGTCTGCGCGATCAGGGGGTCCGGCTGGAGGACAGCCCGCTCGAAGAGATGGAAGCCCTCTGGCAGGAAGCCAAGGCGGAAGAGCGGAAGCAATAGATTCTAGAATTATAGTCTTCTGCAGTATATCCCGCGCGGTTCACGGCAATGCTGTGACTACGGCGCTAATCTCTGATTTGAAATGCAATGAGAGGTTTATAATGTTATAGTGCTATATGCCCCCATATCCTACGCAAGATGTTACTTTTTCAAAAAAAACGGCGGAACGTGGCAGGAATTGAGGGTGGAATCCAGAATATCATAAAGACGAAATGACGATTTGCCGTGATTTTCCGGTAAACCTGATTTTCATTTATTTTTTGTATCCTAGGAGGAACTTCAAATTATGAACAAGACAGATCTGGTAAACAACATTTCCGAGAAAAGCGGATTGGCCAAAAAAGACGTAGAAACCGTACTCAACGGAGTTCTGGGCGAAATTACAGAAGCTCTAGCAAGCGGAGATAAAGTACAGCTGATCGGTTTCGGTACTTTTGAAACGCGCAAACGTTCCGGCCGTACCGGCCGTAACCCGCAATCGGGCGCACCTATCGAAATTCCTGAATCCACAGTGCCGGCCTTCAAGGCAGGCAACAAGCTCAAAGAAGCCGTTAACTAATGCGACTGGACAAGTTCCTGAAGGTCTCCCGTCTGATCAAGCGCCGCACCGTGGCCAAGGATGTGTCCGAACAGGGCCGCGTGTTGATCAATGGACGGGAGTCCAAACCAAGCAGTACGGTGAAGATCGGTGACGAGATTACCGTGCAGTTCGGCCAAAAGCTTGTGACGGTCAAAGTGGAAAAGCTGGTGGAAACTACCCGCAAGGACGAGGCCGCCGGAATGTATACCCTGCTCCGTGAAGAGCCGGTTGTCAAAAGTACTGGACTCGATTGGTAGTAGATCATCGAAGTGTAAGGTTAAGAGGTATTCCCAAAGCCGGAAGACGGCGGAGCGGAATACCTCTTTTTTCTTCTTTTAACCGGTTCTATACCCTGTCCTTCCTTCATAGATTAGAACCAAGAAGGAGGGGTACATGCTATGATCGAGCCAGCCAAAGGGAGCAAACAGCATGATCTGCACATGCGCAGCCGCAAGCAGATTGAGCTTACCGGTGTGC is a window encoding:
- a CDS encoding HU family DNA-binding protein — its product is MNKTDLVNNISEKSGLAKKDVETVLNGVLGEITEALASGDKVQLIGFGTFETRKRSGRTGRNPQSGAPIEIPESTVPAFKAGNKLKEAVN
- the mazG gene encoding nucleoside triphosphate pyrophosphohydrolase; protein product: MSATLTIVGLGSGNPDRLTLGIIKKLKAASAVYVRTAEHPVMAALAEMEIAWESFDGLYETLSSFPEVYEAITATLIEKAAAAPQGTEIVYAVPGHPMVAESAVSLLRGRCPEAGIELNILGGESFLDEAFVRLGFDPIEGFQLLDASGIRSSQLHPELHTLIGQVYDSFTASETKLCLMELYPPEYEVIAAHALGVEGEEQILRVPLYELDRLDGYGNLSLVYVPASRADEARNRTFARLHEIVDILRSPEGCPWDREQTHESLRKNLIEETYEVLETIDEDDPDHMKEELGDLLLQIMLHSQMEEELGAFSVYDVIEGLNEKLLFRHPHVFGDQAAGNAEEALQNWEGMKAEEKRRKGVEPEALSALSGVPRDLPALMKAYKLQKKASKVGFDWDNTSDVLAKIREEIDELQEAIETGQSAGEQMLELGDLLFAATNAARFIGADPEEALTRTNRKFVARFEYIERRLRDQGVRLEDSPLEEMEALWQEAKAEERKQ
- the spoVT gene encoding stage V sporulation protein T, with the protein product MKATGIVRRIDDLGRVVIPKEIRRTLRIREGDPLEIFVDRDGEVILKKYSPIGELGDFAKEYAESLYEGTGHITMITDRDTFIALAGGSKKDYLEKQVGVLLEKVMESRKTMLENNAGSYDISKDHTELLSTYVAAPIISGGDPIGCVVLLNKDDSVKMAQMEVKMAETAAAFLGKQMEQ
- a CDS encoding RNA-binding S4 domain-containing protein; this encodes MRLDKFLKVSRLIKRRTVAKDVSEQGRVLINGRESKPSSTVKIGDEITVQFGQKLVTVKVEKLVETTRKDEAAGMYTLLREEPVVKSTGLDW
- a CDS encoding polysaccharide biosynthesis protein; amino-acid sequence: MTSNTQGSKLLQGAFILSAAAIFSKLIGTLQKIPLQNMGGDAAFGIYNTVYPLYTILVTVAMLGLPAAISRFVAEASAAQDTQKGRRVLLLSAGITAASGLLLGILVYAGAPLIAVWVGSSHIVPALRSSAWGLAVVPLMAALRGYFQGLHNMMPTAVSQVVEQSVRVAVMIALLLYLTGAGADAAGIAAGAMLGPAGGGIAGLGVMLLYWRGHRRDLQDRLPQASFKNRTASAVRSAKQGVPARELLAYGLPVMLGALAVPLIGLVDVFTVPRLLAGSGSSETAAMAQFGIYNRGLPLVQIVTMLATSLSVVFIPALAEAKYQRDEALIRTRITLSMRWFWLLGLAASVGLAVLAEPVNTALYGDAAGSGAMTWLAFTAAGGTVSIISAALLQGLGAVRAPALHLLAAALLKAALNLLLVPQQGITGAAIAGVAAHLFAAALNVLLLYRQGHLRLRAADVLLKPAALLAGLGLVAAAVSHGAARAADAAGFGGGRTAALAQSLLGVLAGCAVFALGAVALRLLSESELRQLPGFGPRLADKLKKLRLFP
- a CDS encoding peptidylprolyl isomerase, whose product is MSLNKKSWKVLVVSLTAALSFSMLAACSNKSDDTAVATYKGGTITQKEFNLDTRVMKFLSPEQAQYLEIDMFKESILKQEVAFEYLADKATDEAKKAAEKEVDTQIGSIKTALGDKYKSTLKEQDLSESDLRSYMQRVLTVYQDMLLKLTDEQVKTHYEATKADYSVATLRHVLVGLTDSAGKERTDADALKRAQEVKAKLDGGADFAAVAKEYSDDTSTKETGGEYKDKALVDYVAEFKAAAHSLPLNTISEPVKTTYGYHIIKVEARKDTTFDTLTADQLKALKNAAASASLETFLEKDLDSLEIKINLPKSSAAAGSAGATATPAPAAGSDTPAATDAPAATEAAK